From the genome of Acipenser ruthenus chromosome 14, fAciRut3.2 maternal haplotype, whole genome shotgun sequence, one region includes:
- the socs2 gene encoding suppressor of cytokine signaling 2, whose amino-acid sequence MTGLSSDSTETIANERSSETESRPGDSDQNRIAVATGELKKAGWYWGNLTANEAKEILQDTTEGTFLVRDSSQQDYLFTISAKTSVGPTNLRIEYRDGKFRLDSVLFIKPRLKQFDTVVPLVEHYVYLSRISKSSESASPPNGTVQLLLTKPVYASTPALQHLCRISINKATKRIEELPLPNRIKNYLTEYTYHV is encoded by the exons ATGACCGGCCTTTCATCAGATTCCACAGAAACCATAGCGAACGAGAGGAGTTCAGAAACGGAATCCAGACCTGGAGATTCAGATCAGAACCGCATTGCAGTCGCCACGGGGGAACTGAAAAAAGCAG GTTGGTACTGGGGTAATCTGACAGCCAATGAAGCCAAAGAGATATTGCAGGACACCACTGAGGGAACCTTCCTAGTCAGGGACAGCTCGCAGCAGGACTACCTGTTCACCATTTCTGCAAAAACTTCAGTGGGACCAACCAACTTGCGCATCGAGTACAGAGATGGCAAGTTCAGGCTGGACTCTGTTTTGTTCATCAAACCCAGACTCAAGCAGTTTGACACTGTGGTGCCTCTTGTAGAACATTATGTGTATCTGTCCAGGATTTCTAAAAGCTCTGAGTCGGCATCACCACCCAACGGCACAGTGCAACTCTTGTTGACCAAGCCTGTTTATGCTTCAACTCCAGCTCTGCAGCATCTCTGCAGAATCTCCATTAACAAGGCTACCAAGAGGATTGAGGAACTGCCTTTACCAAACAGGATCAAAAATTACTTGACAGAGTACACTTATCATGTGTGA